ATTACAGCATAAAAAAATCCTCTTCACACCTTAGAATGGTAATGAATCAACTTGAAAAAGAAGGTTATTTGGAAAAACCTCACATTTCAAGCGGCAGAATTCCAACATTAAGAGGGTTTCAATACTATGCTGAATTTTTGTCATTCGACGAAAACGAAATTTTAGCGAATAAACTAAAAGACTTGTTTGCTCGCCGACGTGTCAGCATAGAAAATACAATTTCTGAAGCCTTTAAATTGATTTCTGAATCTGTTGGCACCACAATAATTACCACAACAAGCAACGAAAATGACCGTTTAATGTCAATAAATTTGACACAAATATCACAAAATGAAGGAATTGTTGTTGTTGTTAGCTCTAGTGGCAGTGTTGAAAATAAAAAAATCACATTTTCACCTTCAATTTCTTTGCAAGATGTCAAAATTGCAATTCGCCTATTTCAACAAAGACTTATAAATACTCCATTAGCAGAAGTTTCATCAAAATTAATAATTTTAAAACAAGAATTAGAAAAACAAATTAAACATAGTGATGAACTTTTGCATCATTTTATACACAAAATTTTTAACTTCCAGATCCAAAATAAATCAGACGTTTATAATAAAAATATGTTAATCTTAGATAGCGAAATTTCTAGAACCAGACTTGTTGATTTGCTTAATTTGATTGAAAAAAAGTCGATTTGAGAAATGCTAGACGAAAAAACTGCCACTGAAGATGAAACCTTAAAAATCAGTATAGAATCGCCTGAAACCTCATTTATCTCAAAAAAACTTGAAAAATCGTTTGCAATCAAGGAAATTAGCATGATAGGATCAACGAAAAAAATTAATTATTCTGCAGCGCGAACGGGCATAAAACTTTTAGAAGATTTTCTATCAAATAAAAACAATAATAGAAAGGAATAATATGATTTTTGAGAATTCTGAAGATAAAAAAATTAACCTAAACAACAATGAAAAACAAGAATCTGAAAAAATTTCTAGTGAATCAGTCGAAAATAACCTTGAAAATTCAGCCCAAAAAACAGAAAACGAAACAGAAAATAATGAAAAAAACAGCAAAAAATCACGTCGTCTTTTAAAAAAGGAATCTAAATTAAAAGACCTTGAAAATCAAATCCAATCATTAACCACAAAAAACATTAGTCTTGAAATTGAGTCCTTAAAATTAAAAGACAAAATAAAAAAAATTGAGGATGACTTTAAATCTCAAGTCAAAATTTTTGAGGAAAAAGCAGCTCAAAAAGTTAAAGATATTAAAGCTGAACTTCAAACTAAATTTGAAAACGACCAAAATCACATAAAAAAATATAGTTTACAACCTTTTTTTGAAGAGTTTATTTCACCATTTTTAAATCTTAAAAAAGCAATTTCATATGGTTTAAACGCAGAAAATCCCGAAACTTCTTCATATGTAAAAGGATTTGAGATGCTCGTTGGTCAAATTGAAAATGTTATGGAAAATTTTGGAATAACAAAAATAGTGCCTGAAGTAGGTGGTGTTTTTGATTCTTCAGTCCATGAAGTTTATGAAGTTTCTGACGGAGAAAAAGATAAAATTTCTAACATAATCTCAATTGGATACAAACTTCATGATCGGGTTGTAAAAACAGCGCTTGTAGTTGTTGGAAACACAAATGAACAAAAAAATTAGTAACCAAATATCTGAATTTTTTGTCAAAAATAATTTAATTTTTGAGAAAACTAAGATAATAGTTGAAAAATCGAAAAATTTTGGTGACTTTAGCACAAATGTAGCTTTAATTTTTTCAAAACAAAACAAATTAAAGCCTTTAGAACTTGCGGAAAAAATTAAAAACTGATTAAGCCAGCAAGAATTAGGTCTTGAAAAAATTGAGATAGCCTCACCAGGATTTTTGAATTTTTTTGTTTCCAAAACAGAATATTCAAAAATTGTTAAGAAAATAATCGACCAAAACGAAAATTTTGGTCGAAGTTTTTTGTCAAAAAAAATAAATGTCGAATTTGTTTCTGCTAACCCAACAGGATTTTTACACCTCGGTCACCTCAGAAGTGCTGTTATTGGCGATATTTTGTCAAATATTCTTGAATTTTCAGGTAATTCTGTTCTTCGTGAGTATTATGTAAACGATTTTGGGTCTCAAATTGACAAACTAGTTGCTTCAGTTTTTGCCCGTTATCAGCAAATTTTTAAAGACATTCCTCTTCCAGAAGAAGCTTATCTTGGTGAAGAAATTATTTTAATGGCCAAAAATTTTTTTGATGAATATGGTAATAAATTTGAATCATCAAGTCTTGAAAACCCCGAAATTTACAGCATTTTTCGCCAAAAAGCTATTGATTTTTTTCTTAGTGAAATAAAAAAAGATTTATCAAATTTATCTATTAAATTTGATAAATTCACATCCGAAAGTGATTTATTTTTATCTGGAAATGTTCAAAAAACCCTTGAAAATATAGGTTTTACATATAAAAAAGACAACGCACTTTGACTAAAAACATCAAATTTTGGCG
Above is a window of Mesomycoplasma ovipneumoniae DNA encoding:
- a CDS encoding heat-inducible transcriptional repressor HrcA — translated: MSRLDAKKEKYLKQIVENFIKTGESIGSNALKQNYSIKKSSSHLRMVMNQLEKEGYLEKPHISSGRIPTLRGFQYYAEFLSFDENEILANKLKDLFARRRVSIENTISEAFKLISESVGTTIITTTSNENDRLMSINLTQISQNEGIVVVVSSSGSVENKKITFSPSISLQDVKIAIRLFQQRLINTPLAEVSSKLIILKQELEKQIKHSDELLHHFIHKIFNFQIQNKSDVYNKNMLILDSEISRTRLVDLLNLIEKKSIWEMLDEKTATEDETLKISIESPETSFISKKLEKSFAIKEISMIGSTKKINYSAARTGIKLLEDFLSNKNNNRKE
- a CDS encoding nucleotide exchange factor GrpE, which produces MIFENSEDKKINLNNNEKQESEKISSESVENNLENSAQKTENETENNEKNSKKSRRLLKKESKLKDLENQIQSLTTKNISLEIESLKLKDKIKKIEDDFKSQVKIFEEKAAQKVKDIKAELQTKFENDQNHIKKYSLQPFFEEFISPFLNLKKAISYGLNAENPETSSYVKGFEMLVGQIENVMENFGITKIVPEVGGVFDSSVHEVYEVSDGEKDKISNIISIGYKLHDRVVKTALVVVGNTNEQKN
- the argS gene encoding arginine--tRNA ligase — translated: MNKKISNQISEFFVKNNLIFEKTKIIVEKSKNFGDFSTNVALIFSKQNKLKPLELAEKIKNWLSQQELGLEKIEIASPGFLNFFVSKTEYSKIVKKIIDQNENFGRSFLSKKINVEFVSANPTGFLHLGHLRSAVIGDILSNILEFSGNSVLREYYVNDFGSQIDKLVASVFARYQQIFKDIPLPEEAYLGEEIILMAKNFFDEYGNKFESSSLENPEIYSIFRQKAIDFFLSEIKKDLSNLSIKFDKFTSESDLFLSGNVQKTLENIGFTYKKDNALWLKTSNFGDQKDRVLIKNGGNYTYFSSDIAYHLHKINSEYKPDILINIWGADHIGYVDRVNAALKIANQENKLQILLYQLVKLVKKGKEFKMSKRKGQTFTIKDLLQVANADAIRYFIAERGYNSLVEFDVDLASSIDSQNPLFLIQYAHARAVNLLAKSNLNVENLSTFKLENETNLISKLNQFEEIVLKIAKNYKINLLPKYLLELANLFNSFYSNTKILNNSDTNNLLCLTKAVSIVLKNGLKLLGIKAKERI